One window of Acidobacteriota bacterium genomic DNA carries:
- a CDS encoding AAC(3) family N-acetyltransferase gives MPQTMMRLMVPQQETGQKGLTQDEIRQGLVRIGLRPGNVVLVHSAMRTFGHIRGGAETVVEAFLEVLGPAGTLVAPNFTFVHEAEEDPLIDPENDPSEMGIISETVRRHPRSIRSTGFRHSFSAIGPRAEVITQVDPSLSAFDLRSSFGVMLALDTQIVLAGMTYHASTSHHFAEWFCDVPYRRTIPLNVRLRRPDGSIVRQDMLDYQPKPGDAGAYYDRHTDFNRLGRMLEEQGSVGITAIGNSAVRRFAMRDLIDLAQVEAAADFNIFRVADETAQHDFAPLDFGVTVLSPPLPDGAGRPNQYQWCVVDEAALQATLK, from the coding sequence ATGCCGCAAACTATGATGAGGCTCATGGTGCCACAGCAGGAGACCGGCCAGAAGGGATTGACGCAGGATGAGATTCGGCAGGGACTGGTCCGGATCGGATTGAGACCGGGGAACGTGGTCCTGGTCCACTCGGCCATGCGGACCTTCGGGCACATTCGAGGCGGCGCCGAAACCGTGGTGGAAGCCTTCCTGGAAGTTCTCGGCCCGGCGGGAACGCTGGTGGCTCCCAATTTCACCTTCGTCCACGAGGCCGAGGAGGATCCTCTCATCGACCCGGAGAACGACCCGTCGGAGATGGGGATCATCAGTGAGACGGTGCGGCGTCACCCCCGGTCGATCCGCAGCACCGGGTTTCGCCACTCCTTTTCGGCCATCGGGCCCAGAGCCGAGGTCATCACCCAGGTGGACCCCTCCCTCTCGGCCTTCGATCTGCGCTCCTCCTTCGGCGTCATGCTGGCGCTGGACACGCAGATCGTGCTGGCCGGAATGACCTACCACGCCTCCACCAGCCACCACTTCGCCGAATGGTTCTGCGACGTGCCCTACCGCCGCACCATCCCGCTGAACGTCCGGCTCCGGCGGCCGGACGGCTCCATCGTCCGACAGGACATGCTGGACTACCAGCCCAAGCCGGGCGACGCCGGCGCCTACTACGACCGCCACACCGACTTCAACCGCTTGGGGCGCATGCTGGAAGAGCAGGGGTCCGTGGGGATCACGGCCATCGGGAACTCGGCAGTCCGGCGTTTCGCCATGCGGGACCTCATCGACCTGGCCCAGGTGGAGGCGGCCGCCGACTTCAACATCTTCCGCGTGGCGGACGAAACCGCCCAGCACGACTTCGCGCCCCTGGACTTCGGCGTGACCGTACTCAGCCCGCCTCTTCCTGACGGCGCCGGCCGGCCGAATCAGTACCAGTGGTGCGTGGTGGACGAGGCCGCGCTCCAGGCGACCCTGAAGTAG
- a CDS encoding YfcE family phosphodiesterase: MKVAVISDTHDNWPNLDRACNYLNGLGIRMLLHCGDVCAPLTLRRLAAAFQNPIHLVLGNVDGDPFLMVTRTTEFPHLHHHGAELGEIEVDGRKIALQHYPTLARGLALTGQYDAVFFGHDHTCRQEVLEAGGKQVLLANPGLLGDMGKSPSLGLYETADNSFRIVSLDQV, from the coding sequence ATGAAGGTCGCCGTCATTTCCGATACCCACGACAACTGGCCCAACCTGGATCGCGCCTGCAACTACCTGAACGGGCTGGGCATTCGCATGCTCCTGCACTGCGGGGACGTCTGCGCGCCTTTGACGCTGCGCCGGTTGGCGGCGGCGTTCCAAAACCCGATCCACCTGGTCCTCGGGAACGTGGACGGAGACCCGTTCCTCATGGTCACCCGGACCACCGAATTTCCCCATTTGCACCACCACGGCGCCGAGCTGGGAGAGATCGAGGTCGACGGCCGGAAGATCGCTCTGCAGCACTATCCCACCCTGGCCCGGGGCCTGGCCTTGACCGGGCAATACGATGCCGTCTTTTTCGGCCATGACCACACCTGCCGCCAGGAAGTTCTGGAAGCAGGGGGGAAACAGGTTCTGCTGGCCAATCCCGGCCTGTTGGGGGACATGGGGAAATCCCCAAGCCTGGGTCTCTATGAGACGGCGGACAACAGCTTCCGGATTGTGAGTCTGGACCAGGTCTGA
- a CDS encoding Gfo/Idh/MocA family oxidoreductase, which produces MAQANRRSFLKSAALSSAALATPAFRKDAQSPNEKFRVACMGVRGRGGGLLYGFAELEDVEVTHVCDVDTRVFEEKLKRTEEIQGKRPKPETDFRRLLDDPSIDAIVMGTPTHWHAIPTILACQAGKHVYVEKPASHNMIEGRAMVEAARKYDRVVQVGIQSRNGRFFQQAFDYIRSGVLGKVRFAKGWESAHNRNLGFPADTAPPSGVDYDMWLGPAPERPFNPLRFHSHWRWFFDYGCGDLGNDGVHRLDYARRGLEAGLEAQGETLPEWPSAVSASGGKLVLDDCQEWPDTQLVMYDYPNCILMYEMRLWSRPPLEGLVEGAAVYGENGYVIIGNRSWRAYGPKAELLHEAQGSKREDDVRHKRDFLSCIKNGGRPACDIEIGHVASGIVHLGNIAWRTNNKLKFDAATETFTNDEGANRLLGRTYREPWTLPKV; this is translated from the coding sequence ATGGCCCAAGCCAATCGTCGATCGTTCCTCAAGTCCGCCGCACTCTCGAGCGCGGCGCTGGCGACCCCCGCATTCCGGAAGGATGCCCAGAGTCCCAACGAGAAGTTTCGCGTCGCCTGCATGGGAGTCCGCGGCAGGGGCGGAGGACTCCTCTACGGGTTCGCCGAACTGGAGGACGTGGAGGTCACCCACGTCTGCGACGTGGACACCCGGGTCTTCGAGGAAAAGCTCAAGAGGACCGAGGAGATCCAGGGGAAACGCCCCAAACCCGAGACCGACTTCCGGCGCCTTCTGGACGACCCGTCCATCGACGCCATCGTGATGGGGACACCCACCCATTGGCACGCCATCCCCACCATACTGGCCTGCCAGGCCGGAAAGCACGTCTATGTGGAAAAGCCCGCCTCCCACAACATGATAGAGGGCCGGGCCATGGTGGAGGCCGCCCGCAAGTACGACCGGGTGGTGCAGGTGGGCATCCAGTCGCGCAACGGCCGTTTCTTCCAACAGGCGTTCGACTACATCCGTTCCGGTGTCCTGGGGAAGGTCCGCTTCGCCAAGGGTTGGGAGAGCGCCCACAACCGGAACCTGGGGTTCCCGGCGGACACCGCCCCTCCGTCCGGCGTCGACTACGACATGTGGCTGGGACCGGCCCCCGAACGTCCCTTCAATCCACTCCGCTTCCACAGCCACTGGCGCTGGTTCTTCGACTACGGCTGCGGCGACCTGGGCAACGACGGCGTCCATCGCCTCGACTACGCCCGGCGCGGGTTGGAGGCGGGACTCGAAGCCCAGGGCGAGACCCTTCCCGAGTGGCCGTCGGCGGTGAGCGCCAGCGGCGGCAAGCTGGTTCTGGACGACTGCCAGGAATGGCCCGACACCCAACTGGTCATGTACGACTATCCCAACTGCATCCTCATGTACGAGATGCGCCTCTGGTCCCGGCCTCCTTTGGAGGGCCTGGTCGAAGGCGCCGCCGTCTACGGGGAGAACGGCTACGTGATCATCGGAAACCGCAGTTGGCGCGCCTACGGCCCCAAGGCCGAACTGCTCCACGAAGCCCAGGGCTCGAAGAGGGAGGACGACGTCCGGCACAAACGGGACTTCCTGAGCTGCATCAAAAACGGCGGCAGGCCCGCCTGCGACATCGAGATCGGCCACGTGGCCTCCGGCATCGTCCATCTGGGCAACATTGCCTGGCGCACGAACAACAAACTCAAGTTCGACGCCGCCACCGAAACCTTCACCAATGACGAGGGGGCCAACCGGTTGCTGGGCCGGACCTATCGGGAACCCTGGACACTCCCGAAGGTCTGA
- a CDS encoding family 10 glycosylhydrolase — protein sequence MADSNMNRNIMSVSWGDHLEAWDGDDAMDQPDKILRCAERWKSEFGAGAIYWREMRSWSKFRIGFTPPGAPPRKVFDDYERKGYDEHELITTQVKEMGYKVYMYATMFDEGFPLSEGWQGGIYGWQSQFTMANPEYLARDKEGRPHYGIMEYTFPDVRRYTIRRILSALGDYDFDGVFVCTRSQSKPAVHGDQFGFNEPVVEEYERRYGVDMMRRNFELEPWRRLRGEGLTQFFRELRSALDARGMKLGIGVPAGNYIGPPLGNLYLDWKTWVEEKLVDDLVIDQVAVRCPSFWHLMWPKNPGYGYLVNDEDHYGIKGGDDYGEKRFWSIPLVKGSPAYEGAMERLYGAIRNDYGPHCARNGCRLHVARMWSVHDPEEEARLLDTEGVSGLALGSFGAVVDRRAGGVRPDVANPA from the coding sequence ATGGCGGACAGCAATATGAACCGAAACATCATGAGTGTCAGTTGGGGCGACCACCTGGAAGCCTGGGACGGGGACGACGCCATGGATCAGCCGGACAAGATCCTGCGCTGCGCCGAGCGCTGGAAGTCGGAGTTCGGCGCCGGCGCCATCTACTGGCGGGAGATGAGGAGCTGGAGCAAGTTCCGGATCGGCTTCACTCCCCCCGGCGCCCCGCCCCGCAAGGTCTTCGACGACTACGAGCGCAAAGGGTACGACGAGCACGAGTTGATCACCACCCAGGTCAAGGAGATGGGCTACAAGGTCTACATGTACGCCACCATGTTCGACGAAGGGTTCCCCCTGAGCGAGGGCTGGCAGGGAGGCATCTACGGCTGGCAGAGCCAGTTCACCATGGCCAACCCCGAGTACCTGGCCCGGGACAAGGAGGGCCGGCCACATTACGGCATCATGGAGTACACCTTCCCGGACGTGCGCCGCTACACCATCCGGCGCATCCTGTCGGCCCTGGGGGACTACGACTTCGATGGGGTCTTCGTCTGCACCCGCTCCCAGTCCAAACCGGCCGTCCATGGCGACCAGTTCGGATTCAACGAGCCGGTGGTCGAAGAGTATGAGCGACGCTACGGCGTCGACATGATGCGGCGCAACTTCGAACTGGAGCCTTGGCGGCGGCTCCGGGGAGAGGGATTGACCCAGTTCTTCAGAGAACTGCGATCGGCCCTCGACGCCCGGGGGATGAAACTGGGAATCGGAGTCCCTGCCGGAAACTACATCGGCCCACCCCTGGGCAACCTCTACCTGGATTGGAAGACCTGGGTCGAGGAGAAGCTGGTGGACGATCTGGTCATCGACCAGGTGGCGGTCCGCTGCCCCTCCTTCTGGCACCTCATGTGGCCCAAGAATCCGGGGTACGGATACCTGGTCAACGACGAGGACCACTACGGAATCAAGGGGGGCGACGACTACGGCGAGAAACGCTTCTGGTCGATTCCGCTGGTCAAGGGGTCGCCTGCCTACGAAGGAGCCATGGAGCGCCTCTACGGCGCCATCCGCAACGACTACGGCCCCCATTGCGCCCGTAACGGGTGCCGGCTGCACGTGGCCCGCATGTGGTCGGTGCATGATCCGGAGGAAGAGGCCCGGCTGCTGGACACCGAGGGCGTTTCGGGTTTGGCCCTCGGCTCGTTCGGAGCCGTGGTCGACCGTCGGGCCGGCGGGGTCCGCCCCGACGTGGCCAATCCGGCCTGA
- a CDS encoding family 10 glycosylhydrolase encodes MAENSTKRTIMNVSWGDHLEAWDGDDAMDRPGKILRCAERWRREFGAGAVYWREMKTWSKFRICFSAPGAPPRRVFEDYENQGFDEHELITTKLKEMGYKVYVYATMYDEGYPLSERWQGGTFGWQSQFTMANPECLARDREGRPHYGVMEYAYPDVRRYTIRRILAALGDYDFDGVFVCTRSQSKPAVHGDQFGFNEPVVEEYERRYGVDMMRRNFDPEPWRRLRGEGVTRFLRELRSALDARGMELGIGVPTGDTMGPPLGNLYLDWRTWVREKLLDDLVIDQVAVRCPSFWGLLWPKHQGYGYLANDEDHYGIKGLDDHGIPSYWSIPLVKGSPAYQGAMDRLYSAIRDDYGPHCARHGCRLHVARMWSAHDPEENARLLDTEGVSGLVIGSFGAAVDRRCGGYRPDVSPSA; translated from the coding sequence TTGGCTGAAAACAGCACCAAGCGGACCATCATGAACGTCAGTTGGGGCGACCACCTGGAAGCCTGGGACGGGGACGACGCCATGGACCGGCCCGGCAAGATCCTGCGCTGCGCCGAGCGCTGGCGGCGCGAATTCGGCGCCGGCGCCGTCTACTGGCGGGAGATGAAGACCTGGAGCAAGTTTCGCATCTGCTTCAGCGCCCCGGGCGCCCCGCCCCGAAGGGTCTTCGAGGACTACGAGAACCAGGGCTTCGACGAGCACGAACTGATCACCACCAAGCTCAAGGAGATGGGCTACAAGGTCTACGTCTACGCCACCATGTACGATGAGGGCTATCCCCTGAGCGAACGGTGGCAGGGAGGGACCTTCGGTTGGCAGAGCCAGTTCACCATGGCCAACCCCGAGTGCCTGGCACGGGACCGGGAGGGCCGTCCCCACTACGGCGTCATGGAGTACGCCTATCCGGACGTGCGCCGCTACACCATCCGCCGCATCCTGGCGGCCCTGGGGGACTACGACTTCGACGGAGTCTTCGTCTGCACCCGCTCCCAATCCAAGCCGGCCGTCCATGGCGACCAGTTCGGATTCAACGAGCCCGTCGTCGAAGAATACGAACGGCGCTACGGCGTCGACATGATGCGGCGCAATTTCGACCCTGAGCCGTGGCGGCGGTTGCGGGGAGAGGGGGTGACCCGGTTCCTGAGAGAGTTGCGGTCGGCCCTCGACGCCCGGGGGATGGAGCTGGGAATCGGCGTGCCCACCGGCGACACCATGGGCCCGCCTCTGGGCAACCTCTACCTGGACTGGAGGACCTGGGTCCGGGAGAAGCTGCTGGACGATCTGGTCATCGACCAGGTGGCGGTGCGCTGCCCCTCTTTCTGGGGGCTCCTGTGGCCCAAGCACCAGGGTTACGGCTACCTGGCCAACGACGAGGACCACTACGGGATCAAGGGTCTCGACGACCACGGGATCCCGAGCTACTGGTCGATCCCCCTGGTCAAGGGCTCGCCGGCGTACCAAGGGGCCATGGACCGGCTGTACAGTGCGATCCGGGACGACTACGGCCCCCACTGCGCCCGGCACGGCTGCCGGCTGCACGTGGCGCGCATGTGGTCGGCGCACGATCCGGAGGAAAACGCCAGGCTTCTGGACACCGAGGGGGTTTCGGGTCTGGTCATCGGCTCGTTCGGAGCAGCCGTGGACCGGCGATGCGGGGGATATCGTCCGGACGTGTCACCGTCGGCCTGA
- a CDS encoding CehA/McbA family metallohydrolase gives MSNRNRAGSMSSLGRGAVWPVLLLGFLLGANAPAHPTEEMLKARLAVHTWANGFLNRDMETMASILDPEMTTDRGENREQYLETLHRGMHKITHVWLRFAHYQEVGDTIRVHPVLVYRSHGVTKPALTLTLRRRDSDWRIVHIGSERRPDLPPELAVHNPEQQPLHLVRVHLRDRDSGAAVAARVRVLDQDGTYWPPQGHQWRVPIGWREDVGGDVVVVDKTYAYVRPDFILPLAAGSYEMEILKGIEYEPRSIAFSVKKGQVPELEVQLRRWSNLQRDGWYSGDTHVHFVSPHAALLEAKAEDLNVINILATKWDELITNVEHFTGEPDRVSEPETIIYVNEESRHDFLGHTVLLNLKNLVYPLTWGGPDEGVPGGIDYPPMAHQADKAHAQGGFVSWAHFPGARGELAIDVALGKVDSIDLMTWGDPLAPRRNRPAAAEIWYRFLNCGFRLAAAGGTDKMSNIQVAGIPRVYVQVPGPFSYDAWLDGIRAGRTFVTTGPMLRFTAGGRKLGETLSASAGEEIEVTASVRSRIPVDWVDIVQGGKVVAKLENPSGERDLTLKDRIRVQDTSWIAARAYGPELVYQGGIPLVAHTSPIYLQVGDRKPRSPQDAAFFLTWIDEALTWLEETANIPDPAQRKEMKDLFEKAKGIYEKMRDEG, from the coding sequence ATGTCGAACCGGAACCGAGCGGGAAGCATGAGCAGCCTCGGGCGCGGGGCGGTATGGCCGGTTCTTCTGCTGGGTTTCCTCTTGGGGGCCAACGCGCCGGCCCATCCCACCGAGGAGATGCTGAAGGCCCGCCTGGCCGTTCACACCTGGGCCAACGGCTTCCTGAACCGGGACATGGAGACCATGGCTTCGATCCTGGACCCGGAGATGACCACGGACCGGGGCGAGAACCGGGAGCAGTACCTGGAGACCCTGCACCGGGGCATGCACAAGATCACCCACGTCTGGCTCCGCTTCGCCCACTACCAGGAGGTGGGAGACACGATCCGGGTCCACCCGGTCCTGGTCTACCGGTCCCATGGCGTCACCAAGCCGGCCCTGACCCTGACGCTGCGCCGGAGGGACTCGGACTGGAGGATCGTCCACATCGGCAGTGAACGCCGCCCGGACCTTCCGCCGGAACTCGCAGTCCACAACCCCGAGCAGCAGCCCCTGCACCTGGTCCGGGTCCACTTGCGGGACCGGGACAGCGGCGCGGCCGTGGCGGCGCGAGTCCGGGTCCTGGACCAGGACGGAACCTACTGGCCGCCTCAGGGTCACCAGTGGCGGGTCCCCATCGGCTGGCGCGAGGATGTGGGAGGAGACGTGGTCGTGGTGGACAAGACCTATGCCTACGTTCGTCCCGATTTCATTCTGCCCCTGGCCGCGGGAAGCTACGAAATGGAGATTCTCAAGGGAATCGAATACGAGCCCCGCAGCATCGCCTTCTCCGTCAAGAAGGGGCAGGTTCCGGAACTGGAGGTCCAACTGCGGCGCTGGTCCAACCTCCAGAGGGACGGCTGGTATTCGGGCGACACCCACGTCCACTTCGTGAGTCCCCACGCCGCCCTGCTGGAGGCCAAGGCGGAAGACCTGAACGTCATCAACATCCTGGCCACCAAGTGGGACGAGCTGATCACCAACGTGGAGCACTTCACCGGTGAACCGGACCGGGTCTCGGAGCCGGAAACCATCATCTACGTGAACGAGGAGAGCCGGCACGACTTCCTGGGGCACACGGTCCTGCTGAATCTCAAGAACCTGGTCTATCCCCTGACCTGGGGCGGCCCCGACGAAGGGGTCCCGGGCGGTATCGACTACCCGCCCATGGCGCACCAGGCGGACAAGGCCCATGCCCAAGGCGGGTTCGTGAGCTGGGCCCACTTCCCGGGAGCGCGCGGCGAACTGGCCATCGACGTGGCCCTGGGCAAGGTGGATTCCATCGATCTCATGACCTGGGGCGACCCCCTGGCTCCCCGCCGCAACCGTCCTGCGGCCGCCGAGATCTGGTACCGCTTCCTGAACTGCGGATTCCGGCTGGCCGCGGCCGGCGGCACCGACAAGATGTCCAACATCCAGGTGGCCGGAATCCCCCGTGTCTACGTCCAGGTCCCCGGACCCTTTTCCTACGATGCCTGGCTGGACGGGATCCGGGCCGGACGGACCTTCGTGACCACCGGCCCCATGCTCCGGTTCACCGCCGGCGGCCGCAAATTGGGGGAGACCCTATCGGCCTCGGCGGGCGAGGAGATCGAGGTGACGGCTTCCGTCCGATCCAGGATTCCAGTCGACTGGGTGGACATCGTCCAGGGCGGCAAGGTCGTCGCCAAACTGGAGAACCCGTCCGGCGAACGGGACCTGACGCTGAAAGACCGGATCCGGGTCCAGGACACCTCCTGGATTGCGGCCCGGGCCTACGGACCCGAACTGGTCTACCAGGGAGGAATTCCCCTGGTGGCCCACACCAGCCCCATCTATCTTCAGGTGGGGGACCGGAAACCGCGATCGCCCCAAGACGCCGCCTTCTTCCTCACCTGGATCGACGAGGCTCTGACCTGGCTGGAGGAGACGGCCAACATCCCCGACCCGGCGCAGCGCAAGGAAATGAAGGATCTCTTCGAGAAGGCCAAGGGAATCTACGAGAAGATGAGGGACGAAGGTTGA
- a CDS encoding glucose 1-dehydrogenase: MSASLKDKVILITGAGSGIGRATALACAREGARVVVSDLNPEWAARTTEQILAAGGTAHSLPADVADRDQVEALIRDTVKLHGRLDCAHNNAGIEGETTPFHDYSEEMFDRVTAINLTGVWYCMKFQIRQMLLQGGGVIVNTSSGSGLVGTGNGVSAYNASKHGVMGLTRAAAVEYAREGIRVNAVCPGAIDTPMADRLLGRDPAKMAATAMRTPSRRWGTAEEVAEVVVWMCSDAASYLTGQPVSVDGGSLAGR; this comes from the coding sequence ATGTCCGCTAGTCTCAAGGACAAGGTGATTCTCATCACCGGCGCCGGATCGGGCATCGGCCGCGCCACCGCTCTGGCCTGCGCCCGGGAGGGAGCCCGGGTCGTGGTCTCCGACCTGAATCCGGAATGGGCCGCAAGAACCACGGAACAGATCCTGGCTGCCGGCGGCACGGCCCATTCCCTGCCCGCCGACGTCGCGGACCGGGACCAGGTCGAAGCCCTGATCCGGGACACGGTGAAGCTGCACGGCCGCCTCGACTGCGCCCACAACAACGCCGGCATCGAAGGAGAGACGACCCCCTTTCACGACTACTCGGAGGAGATGTTCGACCGGGTGACGGCCATCAACCTGACAGGCGTCTGGTACTGCATGAAGTTCCAGATCAGGCAGATGCTGCTGCAGGGAGGCGGCGTGATCGTCAACACCTCTTCGGGCTCCGGCCTGGTGGGGACCGGCAACGGGGTCAGCGCCTACAACGCCAGCAAGCACGGTGTCATGGGCCTGACCCGGGCCGCCGCCGTGGAGTACGCCCGGGAGGGCATCCGCGTGAACGCCGTCTGTCCCGGCGCCATCGACACCCCCATGGCCGACAGATTGTTGGGACGGGATCCGGCCAAGATGGCCGCGACCGCCATGCGCACCCCGTCGCGGCGCTGGGGAACGGCGGAGGAGGTGGCGGAGGTCGTGGTCTGGATGTGTTCCGACGCCGCGTCCTACCTCACCGGCCAGCCCGTGAGCGTGGACGGAGGCTCTCTGGCCGGGAGGTGA
- a CDS encoding ROK family protein, which produces MFLGIEIGGTKLQFGVGAGDGTPPVSLTRRRVDPPAGAAGILEMIREAAAELASAHSIRGVGVGFGGPVDGAKGRVRKSHHIAGWENYPLVDWFRRNLDLPAVLGNDCDVAALAESRIGAGRGKDSVFFVTVGTGVGGGYVVNGRLQGQGRPSVSEIGHLRPGLDAEDPDRIVERLASGWSIAEFARRRLSAAKCDSNPNDGRLLEFCHGDPARLTARMVADAARSGDPLALAAFRRATRGLGWAIAQVLTLLAPELIVIGGGVSRSGEELFFAPIRNEIERYVFPPLAGTYQVVPAKLGETVVVEGALLLAGTEWSRG; this is translated from the coding sequence ATGTTCTTGGGCATCGAAATCGGCGGGACCAAACTCCAGTTCGGTGTCGGCGCCGGAGACGGGACTCCCCCGGTCTCCCTGACACGCCGGAGAGTCGATCCCCCGGCCGGCGCGGCGGGCATCCTGGAGATGATTCGCGAGGCGGCTGCCGAATTGGCGTCGGCCCATTCCATTCGAGGGGTCGGAGTGGGTTTCGGTGGTCCGGTGGACGGAGCGAAGGGCCGGGTGCGCAAGAGCCACCACATCGCCGGCTGGGAGAACTACCCTCTGGTCGACTGGTTCCGCCGGAATCTGGATTTGCCGGCCGTTCTGGGAAACGATTGCGACGTGGCCGCGTTGGCCGAGAGCCGCATCGGGGCGGGCCGGGGAAAGGACTCGGTCTTTTTCGTGACGGTGGGAACGGGCGTGGGAGGCGGCTACGTCGTCAACGGGCGGCTTCAAGGCCAGGGGCGGCCGTCGGTGTCCGAGATCGGGCATCTGCGCCCGGGCCTGGACGCAGAGGATCCGGACCGAATCGTGGAACGCCTGGCCAGCGGATGGTCCATTGCCGAATTCGCCCGCAGGAGGCTGAGTGCCGCGAAGTGCGATTCGAACCCGAACGATGGCCGGCTGCTGGAGTTCTGCCACGGAGACCCGGCGCGTCTGACCGCCAGGATGGTCGCCGACGCGGCTCGATCCGGAGACCCGCTGGCACTGGCCGCGTTCCGGCGGGCCACCCGGGGGCTGGGGTGGGCCATTGCCCAGGTCTTGACTCTGCTGGCGCCTGAGTTGATCGTGATCGGCGGCGGGGTGAGCCGGAGTGGCGAGGAACTGTTCTTCGCCCCGATTCGAAACGAGATCGAGCGGTACGTTTTCCCTCCGCTCGCCGGGACCTATCAAGTCGTTCCGGCGAAGCTGGGTGAAACGGTTGTGGTGGAAGGAGCCCTGCTCTTGGCCGGAACCGAGTGGAGTCGAGGTTGA
- a CDS encoding C-terminal binding protein — MTSGSPGEPVRVVNVDCYLAEKSDNYADERKTIEDLGGELVLKRALTEEEIIETCAGARIILSEGLSSPISRRVIENLDDCWALGRYGIGVDNIDVEAATDHGIIVFNVADYCVNEVADHAAALVLACARNVVSSDRYVRSGGWTDPPLDPPLRRLDRLTVGLVGFGNIGRRVVPRLRGFGMRIIATDPFVDPEIASDLDVELTSLERVMEGSDFISIHTFLNPSTRHLIGAHEIGLMKPTAFLINTSRGGVVDEEALVAALKDRRIGGAGLDVTDQEPLAADSPLRSLENAIVTPHHGAASVEALADVFRGVTEAVSCLMQGYWPPFPFNPTVRPRLELKPYADR, encoded by the coding sequence ATGACCAGTGGATCGCCGGGCGAACCGGTTCGAGTCGTAAATGTGGACTGCTATCTCGCGGAGAAGAGCGACAACTATGCCGACGAGAGGAAAACGATCGAAGATCTGGGCGGCGAGTTGGTTCTGAAGCGGGCGCTCACCGAAGAGGAGATCATCGAGACCTGCGCCGGAGCCCGGATCATCCTGAGCGAAGGCCTGTCCAGTCCCATCAGCAGGCGGGTGATCGAAAACCTGGACGACTGCTGGGCCCTGGGACGTTACGGGATCGGCGTGGACAACATCGACGTCGAAGCCGCCACCGACCATGGGATCATCGTCTTCAACGTGGCGGACTACTGCGTCAACGAGGTGGCGGACCACGCCGCGGCCCTGGTCCTGGCCTGCGCGCGGAACGTCGTGAGTTCTGATCGATATGTCAGGTCGGGCGGTTGGACCGATCCGCCTTTGGATCCGCCGCTGCGCCGGCTTGATCGTCTCACCGTGGGGTTGGTCGGATTCGGGAACATCGGCCGCCGTGTGGTCCCTCGGCTCCGGGGATTCGGTATGCGGATCATCGCCACCGACCCTTTTGTGGACCCGGAAATCGCGTCGGACCTGGATGTGGAGTTGACCTCGTTGGAACGGGTCATGGAGGGGTCGGACTTCATCTCCATTCATACCTTTTTGAACCCCAGCACCCGGCATCTCATCGGAGCGCACGAAATCGGACTGATGAAGCCCACGGCGTTTCTCATCAACACCAGCCGCGGCGGGGTGGTGGACGAGGAAGCTCTGGTGGCGGCTCTGAAGGACCGCCGGATCGGGGGAGCCGGCCTGGACGTGACGGATCAGGAGCCGCTCGCCGCCGACAGCCCTCTGAGGAGCCTGGAGAACGCCATCGTCACGCCGCACCATGGAGCCGCATCCGTGGAAGCCCTGGCCGACGTTTTCCGTGGAGTGACCGAGGCGGTCTCCTGTCTGATGCAGGGTTACTGGCCTCCCTTTCCCTTCAATCCCACGGTCCGGCCCCGGTTGGAGTTGAAGCCTTACGCCGACCGGTAG